Within Cyprinus carpio isolate SPL01 chromosome A7, ASM1834038v1, whole genome shotgun sequence, the genomic segment ttaaattttgtgcaatatatttttacatgagtttttaaatatggttttatgcttatttttttattcatgactGCAAAATTTGGCGGAAGCCTGTTAAATTTATAACATTTGTAAACATAAAATTGAACAATTTTACAGTCAGCAGGTGttgattttgtggttttaaaataaatttaatttaaatacaattcaaaGAAGAAAACCTGTTTTTGATGCactagaaaaacattttaatttttaatcataaaaacgcatattaatcataaaaacacatttcaaccaTTAACAGGTaaacaactttctttttttgaacatatttttataacaaacGAACACAAACGTACAGTGCTGACAGAGTCCACTGATTCACGAGTCGCCGGTCATCGGTGTGTTTATCCTCGGACAGTAGTTGCGGGTGTGCGCCCAGTCTCCGGTGGCGGAGCAGAACGGACACACATAGCTTCGCAGGATCGGGCAGAGGATGCGGCCGTCTTGGGCTTTAAGTTTGTGACTCCTGTACACCAGCGGCGTCTCTCCGTTTTGTCGGCAGAATCCGCAGAGGTCCCGCGGGGTCTGCATTTCGAGGCTGGAGGAGGCGGAGGTGCTGGAGCCGGCTCTCATGAAACCCTCCGCGGGCGTCCCGCTGACATCTGCGTCTTGTGCTCCGTCTCGATGCTGAAGCAGCTGCGATAGTGTCTTGTGAAGGTCCATGTAGTCCCGCCACATCAGGAAACAGCCGTCAGCTGCGGGGATGACCTTCTCGCGCTCGGTCAGAGAGGAGGACTGCATCATGTCCAGTTTTATGGCAGGTGTGTGTCATTCATCATCACCCCCAACTATTTATAGCCAGACAGACTCCAGACAGGAATGCGGTTGTCTTGGGAACCGAACAGCTTTCACACACTTGGCCGAGGTCGTCGCAAGGTCAGTAGGGTTAGGTAATTACTGAGCGCACGTGAGCGCTGCTGTTCCGTCTTCGACTGTCTGGATTTTGCCATTGTAACATTTTGTAATTAGTCACCTTAAGAGGGACTTTCCAATGCCCCCTTGCATCCTCCCtagtcaagacaaactttaggaGAAGCCTAGCCTGAAAGCttttttctaattatatatatatatatatatatatatatatatatatatatatatatatatatatatatatatatatatatatatatattgtttttaaatatttacatgtaaaaatataattaattttcttaataaaGTTTCTTATTTCCTTTGTTTGATTTTGGTGTGAATTTATGACCTGGATACAGTATTTAGGTGAGGTTCActaattgttgtttgtttgtttcttggcACCATTTTACCAGATACCAGAAAACTTGCATTTACAAAAAGACTCGGGACCCTGTGTATCACAAAACAACAATCTCGCCAATCAGTTTCTGGGAGTCTGTGCCTTAGTCTCGGAACAGGTAACCAAACCTTTTCTAACCATTGCAGCTGTATTTTTGTACCTAATCTACGAGTATGTTTATaatctacagtatatttatatttttaatatgatcatattctctcttgacctggtaaggactctggcagctgcattttggactacctgtagcttgtttgtgaggatgcaggacagccacctagcagtgcattacaatgaaTCCAGTCTAGAAGTGTCGCTTAGATACATGAAACTagctttttctgcatcaggaaacAGGTAGCATGTGTTTAAGTAGCCTTGAAAAGCAATGTTTCACTacaagatggaagaatgctgttttttagcttaacatgggaaatatgattttcaaagaacaagttactgtctaatataacacccagatttttgactgtggAGGAAGTAACAGTAGATTTTGGttaataagtaatatctctgtcttatctgaatttaataggagaaaattattggtcatcaatcttttacattttaacacctCTGTTGGCTTAAGTCAATTTaaatttcatctggtcttgtctaaagggaagatttgaaatgggtctgtaatttgccagttcactgaGTTCGGTTgtgtggtttcttaataaaaCTATGCCGCCAAGCAGATGGTTTTGGGAGGTGACCTAAAGATAGCAGccagttaataatattgagaatgGTTTTTTTAGGGGTAACAACTCTTtccagtaatttagtgggtacaggatctaataaactaTGTTGTTGGTTTTAAGTACGGtagataagtttatttagctcttcctgtcctaggGTTGTAAAGTATTGCGGTTTTGCTCCTTTGGGTGCAATGAATTATTCCAaaagtattagacactgtagaatctacatttgttattaatatttctgatgttatctattttatcagtgaagaaatcataaagtcattactgatAAACTGTGaggggaatatttagattgggtggtgTCTGGTTGTTGTTAATCTTgcctgtgctaaataaaaaccttggattttttttggttattttctatgagtttgtggatatgctcggcctaGCAGTTTTGACTTTATACATAACAACCTGTTTTTCGCGCGAATTCTAAAAACTGGTTCGTTTCTCCATTTCTTTCAAGACTACGGTTTCTTTCTTGAgggagtgggtattactgttgtaccatggcacagtacgttttctctaacctttttcaatttgatggggtaGCAACTTCTAAtatattagagaagatagtgcccatgttccCCAGTCATTTCGTCCtggttcatgtgtatttatgggtacacagagcagttgagataaatcaggcaggttatttgcgaatcatgtttggtggctggaacaatagttctgtcCGGACGATAACGCgcagccatatagttattatcatcgaAAATTActatacaaggaaatggtcagtgacatcatcactttgaggtacgatatctatatcggTAAGATCGATTCcgtgtgatataattaaatctagcgtatgattaaaacgatgagtgggcccggtgacattttgcttgactccaaatgAGTTTATTaggttagtaaacgcaagtcctaatgcatcatttgtattatcaatgtgaatgttaaaatctccgacaattagtgctttatcagcggtaaccaataggtctgagaggaaatctgcaaattcttttaggaattctgtatacggccctggtggtctatacacaatagccagagcaagagatacaatagatttcttttgcatatctgacagtataacattaagcaaaagtatttcgaatgatttaaacctgtatcctgttttctgggtaacattgagaatatcactatatattgttgcaacatcTCCACCAcaaccagtctgacggggctcatgtttataacagtagtttgatggagtagactcatttagaccaatataatcatttggtttgagccaggtttcagtcaagcagagtatgCGACCTCCGGGGGACGCAGCCTCCGAAATGAGATGCAGCATGTGTCTCTCTTCACTTGCAGGACAgagctacactgtaaaacctgttAAATTCAGAATACTCAATTTTTGTAGACACAGATTACCCTCAAAAATTGATTAAGCAACTGTACCCTTTTTTTGagttaacaataattataaataataaagtcaaactgaaaggtttttatttgtttttacttctAATTTTGTATGCACTGtacttaaaattattgtttaccatataatgctttttaatgttttcctAAACTTTATTTAGCACTTTATTGCTTCCACACAAATTCTTGCCTTTGGATAGagttttcatatttgtatatttaaatatttgattttggacgctttttaatattttccacatatattaaacatgtGTTTATTTcccatgtaaatacatttagatatcagactatgcaaatatattcatttggaatacgtctatatattaatttctaatatttgttaacatattacatttatgtacagtcgtggccaaaagttttgagaattacataaatattggaaattggacaAGTTGCTGCTTNNNNNNNNNNNNNNNNNNNNNNNNNNNNNNNNNNNNNNNNNNNNNNNNNNNNNNNNNNNNNNNNNNNNNNNNNNNNNNNNNNNNNNNNNNNNNNNNNNNNNNNNNNNNNNNNNNNNNNNNNNNNNNNNNNNNNNNNNNNNNNNNNNNNNNNNNNNNNNNNNNNNNNNNNNNNNNNNNNNNNNNNNNNNNNNNNNNNNNNNNNNNNNNNNNNNNNNNNNNNNNNNNNNNNNNNNNNNNNNNNNNNNNNNNNNNNNNNNNNNNNNNNNNNNNNNNNNNNNNNNNNNNNNNNNNNNNNNNNNNNNNNNNNNNNNNNNNNNNNNNNNNNNNNNNNNNNNNNNNNNNNNNNNNNNNNNNNNNNNNNNNNNNNNNNNNNNNNNNNNNNNNNNNNNNNNNNNNNNNNNNNNNNNNNNNNNNNNNNNNNNNNNNNNNNNNNNNNNNNNNNNNNNNNNNNNNNNNNNNNNNNNNNNNNNNNNNNNNNNNNNNNNNNNNNNNNNNNNNNNNNNNNNNNNNNNNNNNNNNNNNNNNNNNNNNNNNNNNNNNNNNNNNNNNNNNNNNNNNNNNNNNNNNNNNNNNNNNNNNNNNNNNNNNNNNNNNNNNNNNNNNNNNNNNNNNNNNNNNNNNNNNNNNNNNNNNNNNNNNNNNNNNNNNNNNNNNNNNNNNNNNNNNNNNNNNNNNNNNNNNNNNNNNNNNNNNNNNNNNNNNNNNNNNNNNNNNNNNNNNNNNNNNNNNNNNNNNNNNNNNNNNNNNNNNNNNNNNNNNNNNNNNNNNNNNNNNNNNNNNNNNNNNNNNNNNNNNNNNNNNNNNNNNNNNNNNNNNNNNNNNNNNNNNNNNNNNNNNNNNNNNNNNNNNNNNNNNNNNNNNNNNNNNNNNNNNNNNNNNNNNNNNNNNNNNNNNNNNNNNNNNNNNNNNNNNNNNNNNNNNNNNGGGGGGGGGGGGGCGAGCAAAAAGGTGTCTGCCCAACTTGCTGCGTTGTTTCACGTGTGGGTTTGTTGTTCCCaccattgctgtgtgtgtgttcacctttGATGGTCGAATGCAGAGCAACCAATTCAGAGTACAGGGGAACCACACTTACCATGCTTGGAGATTTACTTAAGGCAGTTATTTGCAGGTGACTGCAGGTTTTTTCAGAAATGACTGGGGACCTGAAATCAGGAAGTTAGTAGCTTTTCCAGGAGGTAGGGAATGGCAGAACACTTGGCAGGGGGGGGGGTTGTACCATACGGTACCATAACATAACATCTTGCGAATTTCATTATGGGGCCTGTCCCCAACACTCCTCCGTTTTAAACCAATGGATTTTAATAATCTCTTAAGATGCCTTTCAGCGCCTGGATTAAAACATAAGTgctgtaaaaacaaaattttcttcATTTGATATAAGGagagtattttatatttaacatcgTGAGCAGTACAATTTGATTAAACTTAACAGTAACAGCCGTCTATGAACCCAATAAGAAATTTTAAAACCCAATTTATAAGAGTATTCTTTCTGccttataaaatttaaaagaattgcaAATGTATCTAAAAAACCTTCATAATTGAAGTGTAATCAAAGGTACTCATGGGAGTAATCATAACAACAGGTTTTAATGGATTATAAATATTTCTGGATGTGCAGGTTAAGAACATTTAAGGTGGTTTATACAATACACCAAAATGACACCTGAAAATGCCACTACTTAACTTACAATGGATTCTAGTCGCAATAGTTATATATATTCTCATTCctcatatcttgccattgttAACCTTGTTACTTTACTTAATAGCATACAATACCACCTGTttataataacacaaaacaataatgaaaataaat encodes:
- the LOC109078861 gene encoding nanos homolog 1-like — encoded protein: MMQSSSLTEREKVIPAADGCFLMWRDYMDLHKTLSQLLQHRDGAQDADVSGTPAEGFMRAGSSTSASSSLEMQTPRDLCGFCRQNGETPLVYRSHKLKAQDGRILCPILRSYVCPFCSATGDWAHTRNYCPRINTPMTGDS